The following proteins are co-located in the Flectobacillus major DSM 103 genome:
- a CDS encoding Gfo/Idh/MocA family protein, whose amino-acid sequence MTDQNSSQEGEKQALDSSGSSRRDFIKKASLALGSFYIVPRHVLGKGFVAPSDKLNVAAVGCGGKGWVDILGAWDNGRNNIVSLCDVDDRQAAQAIKKFPAASHYRDFRKLLEAEKNNIDAVTVSTPDHTHYVIAMAAMQMGKHVYVQKPLAHNIAEVRKMTEAARQNKVVTQMGNQGSSGDGVRRMMEWYKAGLIGEVNRVHVWTNRPVWPQGIAKPKGKFDVPSELDWDLWLGPAAYEDYNPAYHPFNWRGWVNYGTGALGDMACHMMDPPYRVLGLGYPSEVECSMSEGWVGSFQPGYFPESFPASSMIHLKFPRKGKEAVKMTWYDGGLMPEHPEEIPADVKLGDWSGGVLLMGTKGVMMCGVYGSNPTLWPEAKLKEKGDKLPISIPRVVGADNEGHYQQWLQACRDGYGKHQPLSSSFDYAGPMSETVLMGNLAIRSYFYRTPKKDKQWLQDFDYPGRKKLLWDGANMRITNFDEANQFVKREYRSGWSM is encoded by the coding sequence ATGACTGACCAAAATTCATCTCAAGAAGGCGAAAAACAAGCCCTCGACTCTTCTGGTTCTTCGAGAAGAGATTTTATCAAAAAAGCATCGTTAGCACTAGGCAGTTTTTACATTGTACCTCGCCATGTACTTGGTAAAGGCTTTGTAGCACCTTCCGACAAGCTAAATGTAGCAGCAGTAGGTTGTGGAGGCAAAGGATGGGTAGATATTTTGGGGGCGTGGGACAACGGCCGCAATAATATTGTATCGCTTTGTGATGTTGATGACCGTCAGGCCGCACAGGCTATCAAGAAATTTCCTGCTGCATCGCATTACCGTGATTTTAGGAAATTGCTTGAAGCTGAAAAAAATAATATTGATGCCGTAACGGTATCTACCCCCGACCATACACACTATGTGATAGCCATGGCTGCCATGCAAATGGGCAAACACGTTTATGTACAAAAGCCCCTAGCACATAATATTGCCGAGGTTCGTAAAATGACCGAAGCAGCTCGCCAAAACAAAGTTGTAACCCAAATGGGTAACCAAGGCTCGTCGGGCGATGGGGTACGACGTATGATGGAATGGTACAAGGCTGGACTAATTGGCGAAGTAAATCGTGTACATGTTTGGACAAACCGCCCTGTATGGCCACAAGGTATTGCCAAACCAAAAGGCAAATTTGATGTTCCTAGTGAATTGGACTGGGACTTGTGGCTCGGCCCTGCGGCTTATGAAGACTATAACCCTGCGTATCACCCATTTAATTGGCGAGGCTGGGTAAATTATGGTACAGGGGCTTTGGGCGATATGGCCTGCCACATGATGGACCCTCCTTATCGGGTATTAGGCTTGGGGTATCCTTCTGAGGTAGAATGTAGTATGAGTGAAGGCTGGGTTGGCTCATTTCAGCCAGGATATTTCCCTGAAAGTTTTCCTGCGTCGTCGATGATTCATTTGAAATTTCCAAGAAAAGGTAAAGAGGCTGTTAAAATGACTTGGTACGATGGCGGCCTAATGCCAGAACATCCCGAAGAAATCCCCGCCGATGTTAAGCTTGGCGACTGGAGTGGCGGTGTATTGTTGATGGGTACAAAAGGGGTAATGATGTGTGGTGTGTATGGTTCAAATCCAACGCTTTGGCCTGAAGCTAAACTTAAAGAAAAAGGTGATAAACTTCCTATTTCTATTCCTCGTGTAGTAGGTGCCGATAACGAAGGGCATTACCAACAATGGCTACAAGCATGCCGTGATGGTTATGGCAAACATCAACCGCTGAGTTCATCATTTGATTATGCTGGCCCTATGTCCGAAACTGTTTTGATGGGTAACTTGGCTATTAGAAGCTACTTCTATAGAACTCCTAAAAAAGATAAACAGTGGTTACAAGATTTTGATTATCCAGGTCGTAAGAAACTCTTGTGGGATGGTGCAAACATGAGAATTACCAATTTTGACGAAGCCAACCAGTTTGTGAAAAGAGAATACAGAAGTGGCTGGAGTATGTAA
- a CDS encoding MutS-related protein — protein MTQIFQKRKEAFEQQADIFQKKYNQWAVARAFFFIIYGLLCFYVFQNSNEWIFLGVLVVGIVVFLWMVTKHLNIKSQRDKFRLLATLNNDEILRLQKIFTRPETGEAFLNSNHFYATDLDIFGKHSIFQLLNRTHTFAGSKLLASWLQFPAPYTTIMGRQEASAELKELIDWRQDFEASAMMIEEVEKPTDKLLEWAEASPSKTLDKPLFRYARFLPYLSIPFAIACLIGVVPIQFLLLVFLIHGWILKQIFDELTIYLEHTNRVTGALKAYAVLCNSIAQQLFCSPSLQALQNQVSEASTSIQHLVKLLERVANRNNPIFMILVGTVSLWDLRYFYRLEQWRIQYQQQLPLWLDTVSEFEALNSLAGHTFANPTAVFPTIHQEDFCLKAIQLGHPMIRSEKRVCNSIILEGIGKTIIITGSNMSGKSTFQRTVGVNMVLALMGAVVCAEAFECSMVQVFTSMRTQDSLEEDTSSFYAELKRLKQLIDWVNQPNQSLPTLYFLDEILKGTNSKDRHDGAKALMVQLHKTPSSGFISTHDVELGDDFTEQGFVSNYSFSSEVINGKLIFDYTLREGVCKSFNASQLMKQIGIDM, from the coding sequence ATGACACAGATTTTTCAAAAACGAAAAGAGGCTTTTGAACAACAAGCTGATATTTTTCAAAAAAAATATAACCAATGGGCTGTAGCAAGGGCATTCTTTTTTATAATATATGGTTTGCTTTGCTTTTATGTTTTCCAAAATAGTAACGAGTGGATTTTCTTGGGAGTACTCGTTGTAGGTATCGTTGTATTTCTTTGGATGGTAACCAAACACCTAAACATTAAGTCGCAAAGAGATAAATTCAGGCTACTGGCGACGCTCAACAATGATGAAATTTTGCGTTTACAGAAAATATTTACTCGCCCCGAAACAGGCGAAGCATTTCTAAATAGTAATCATTTTTATGCTACAGACCTAGATATTTTTGGCAAGCATTCGATTTTTCAATTACTCAACCGAACGCATACTTTTGCAGGCTCTAAACTACTGGCTTCTTGGCTACAGTTTCCAGCGCCATATACTACAATTATGGGTCGGCAAGAGGCCTCGGCAGAATTAAAAGAACTTATCGATTGGCGACAAGATTTTGAGGCTTCGGCAATGATGATAGAAGAGGTAGAAAAGCCCACCGATAAGCTTTTGGAATGGGCTGAGGCTTCTCCTAGCAAAACCCTCGACAAACCCCTTTTCCGCTACGCTCGCTTTCTGCCTTATCTGAGTATTCCTTTTGCTATTGCTTGTTTAATCGGTGTTGTTCCTATCCAATTTTTGTTGTTGGTTTTTTTGATTCATGGTTGGATTTTAAAACAAATTTTTGACGAGCTAACCATTTACTTAGAACATACCAATCGGGTAACTGGGGCTTTAAAAGCCTATGCTGTTTTATGTAATAGTATAGCTCAACAGCTGTTTTGTTCGCCAAGTTTACAAGCTTTACAAAATCAAGTTTCAGAAGCAAGCACCTCGATTCAGCATCTGGTAAAACTCTTAGAAAGGGTAGCTAATCGAAATAATCCTATTTTTATGATATTGGTTGGCACGGTTTCGCTTTGGGATTTGCGGTATTTTTATCGCTTAGAACAGTGGCGTATACAATACCAACAACAACTTCCTTTGTGGCTCGATACTGTCAGTGAGTTTGAAGCCCTCAATAGCCTAGCAGGACATACATTTGCCAATCCAACGGCTGTTTTCCCAACAATTCACCAAGAAGATTTTTGCCTAAAGGCTATTCAATTGGGACATCCAATGATTCGTTCTGAAAAAAGAGTTTGTAATTCTATTATCCTTGAGGGAATTGGTAAAACGATCATTATTACGGGGTCTAATATGTCGGGAAAAAGTACTTTTCAGCGAACGGTAGGAGTCAATATGGTTTTGGCATTGATGGGAGCGGTGGTATGTGCCGAGGCTTTTGAATGCTCGATGGTACAGGTTTTTACCAGTATGCGAACGCAAGATTCGTTAGAGGAAGATACCTCTTCGTTTTATGCCGAACTCAAGCGACTTAAACAATTGATCGATTGGGTGAATCAGCCCAACCAATCATTGCCTACGCTCTATTTCTTAGATGAGATTTTGAAGGGTACTAATTCAAAAGACCGCCACGATGGAGCAAAAGCCTTGATGGTTCAATTACACAAAACCCCATCGTCGGGTTTTATTTCAACACACGATGTAGAGTTGGGTGATGATTTTACAGAACAGGGTTTTGTAAGTAATTATAGTTTTTCGTCGGAAGTAATTAATGGTAAGCTAATATTTGATTATACGCTACGTGAAGGTGTGTGTAAAAGCTTTAATGCTAGCCAATTGATGAAACAAATTGGAATAGATATGTAG
- a CDS encoding SusD/RagB family nutrient-binding outer membrane lipoprotein produces MKNIVKLFLLFISISLAGCSDFLDVNDNPNSPVSENLSLSAKLPAALVSSVNQESIQINQIGAFWGGYWGTTSEGVNLFPDMKNYNGPAIRHQRDGIPVWETAYTNILYYQLIREQATSEKSPFYAGIAKIMQAWHFLRLVDFYNNIPFDEGLQGTKFPTPRYESGKSVYEKSIALISEGMTDIKSATAGSQPNADDIIFKGNKVLWLKFGNTIKLRALLRQSEAGNNAYITAEIQKITQEGSGFLDASESAMVQPGYLLTSGKMNPFWENYYRNVQGVATANYIDIRPTSFVLQQYQLRNDPRIEQLYVAVNGQYNGVLFGNPNAESKYNRNATSAFKGPQENTSRAAGLFKSATQASVLLGSFESLFLQAEAAQRGWLSQSAKSLYEQAISESFVYFGVSTTQLSAYLAQSNVAFNETITRIIEQKWLAINSISSIEAWNDFRRLGVPAIPNSLDAASPNDRPLRFMYPETERQTNNTEASKQGSDDMISARVWWDVN; encoded by the coding sequence ATGAAAAATATAGTTAAATTATTTTTACTATTTATCTCCATTTCATTAGCAGGATGCAGTGATTTTCTGGACGTAAATGATAATCCAAATTCTCCTGTTTCAGAAAATTTAAGTTTAAGTGCTAAATTACCTGCAGCATTGGTAAGTTCTGTGAATCAGGAAAGTATTCAAATCAATCAGATTGGTGCATTTTGGGGTGGCTACTGGGGTACAACCAGCGAAGGTGTAAACCTTTTCCCTGATATGAAAAACTATAACGGCCCTGCGATTCGTCACCAAAGAGACGGTATTCCTGTTTGGGAAACTGCCTATACCAATATTCTTTATTATCAACTTATCAGAGAACAAGCAACTTCCGAAAAATCGCCTTTTTATGCAGGTATTGCCAAAATAATGCAAGCTTGGCATTTTTTAAGATTGGTAGATTTTTACAATAATATTCCATTCGACGAAGGGCTTCAAGGTACAAAATTTCCAACACCCAGATATGAGTCGGGTAAGAGTGTTTATGAAAAATCTATTGCCTTAATCTCGGAAGGGATGACCGATATTAAATCGGCAACAGCAGGAAGTCAGCCCAATGCTGATGATATTATTTTTAAAGGCAATAAAGTTTTATGGCTAAAATTTGGCAATACCATCAAATTACGTGCATTATTACGCCAAAGCGAAGCAGGAAATAACGCATATATTACGGCAGAAATACAGAAAATAACACAAGAAGGTAGCGGTTTTTTGGATGCTAGCGAATCGGCAATGGTGCAGCCAGGTTATTTATTAACATCTGGCAAAATGAATCCTTTTTGGGAAAACTATTATCGCAATGTGCAAGGTGTAGCAACAGCCAATTATATCGACATTCGCCCGACGAGCTTTGTCCTTCAGCAATACCAATTACGTAACGACCCAAGAATTGAGCAATTATACGTAGCCGTAAATGGGCAATACAACGGGGTATTATTTGGTAATCCTAATGCCGAAAGTAAGTATAATAGAAATGCTACCTCTGCTTTCAAAGGCCCGCAGGAAAACACAAGCCGTGCAGCGGGACTTTTCAAAAGTGCCACACAGGCTTCTGTATTATTGGGTTCTTTTGAAAGCTTATTTCTACAAGCAGAAGCTGCCCAAAGAGGCTGGTTGAGCCAATCGGCCAAATCATTATATGAGCAAGCCATTTCAGAATCGTTTGTTTATTTTGGTGTTTCTACGACTCAATTATCAGCTTATCTAGCACAGTCAAATGTAGCCTTCAATGAAACTATTACAAGAATTATTGAACAAAAATGGCTTGCTATAAACAGCATAAGCAGTATTGAAGCATGGAATGATTTCAGAAGATTGGGCGTTCCGGCCATTCCTAACTCTTTGGATGCAGCATCTCCGAATGACCGCCCTTTGCGTTTTATGTATCCTGAAACAGAACGCCAAACCAACAACACGGAAGCCTCTAAACAAGGTAGTGACGATATGATTTCGGCTCGTGTGTGGTGGGATGTTAATTAA
- a CDS encoding SusC/RagA family TonB-linked outer membrane protein, whose product MKVQVYLFSLLLLLLSIHSTLAQERTLRGSIVITETGEALAGANVKIKGKDKGVSSQKDGSFKIDAKVGEVLVVSFVGFQRQEVSVESKHFSQGIIIELLTETNQLDEVVVTGALGIKRASREFGGGAQVISNEYLNQGKTVNPLSGLNSKVAGLRINTYDSKVDPQLQIIMRGSRSLNRSKNAPIYVVDGIPVPEIGRLNPNDIESITVLKGANAAALYGSEGVNGAIMITTKNGTKDKGRVTFGHTTTFSQVFMLPPAQTKFGQGVNGVYSPTQYESWGPSFDGTLKPIGTALPDGTTPEITYAAPSKDNRLDLFQTGVNMQNDVSFSGGDDKSTYFFSLQNVDIKGIIPKDVSRRTNGRFNGTRSFGKLKTSYNVSYSDFSSETTPDGPWITAYQLPANIDYKTLVNWQETNSMANPLYFFTDLQKNPYHQIEAYRNSVKQKTFNGKLEFEYPIMPWLSIIERVGLYTRSAETRSTVAKFEASGRRNINGSVTDGNENFSRINNDLILSFQKDIGDFSTRMIIGQNLRADETKSTSIGSSNLTLPDLFNPGSRIGELTGSVGITKYRSMAAYGELTTGYKNYLFLTLTGRNEWVSVLSKENRSYFYPGVSTSFVFTDAIPALKEQSTLSYGKFFASYNRTGNVTLDPYSLNNAYSQINGFPFGNLVGFTPSSRYPNPNIQPEFVKSIEVGAQLAFFNNRLNVEGSYVYSDSRGQIFNATTSRATGYSSALVNAGRLTNNIIELTISGDIIRSKNLRWNTGFTFAHINNQVKELYEGLTSFNIFRQSYANIGQAYPSLQVSDYQRDPQGRVVINTSTGEPLIASDPVHLGTMVPPYQMGINSMLKFKNFSLNAQFDWRMGGWLYSEIVPRMYTAGTDPRTAEFDRQPFIYPNSVIQNADGTYTENTSVYSKGDKAFWTKQGEVQSNTAAKSDYFKLRELNISYNIPAKLLGSKRYFKEASIGFVANNLFIIRHKDNNYGDPEYLYNTTDGYISFRQVPPYRTYGFTFNIGF is encoded by the coding sequence ATGAAAGTACAAGTATACTTATTTAGCTTGTTACTGTTGCTCTTATCAATTCATTCTACCCTTGCACAAGAAAGAACACTGAGAGGGAGCATTGTAATAACAGAAACAGGAGAAGCATTAGCAGGTGCAAACGTTAAAATCAAAGGAAAGGATAAAGGCGTTAGCTCTCAAAAAGATGGTAGCTTTAAGATTGATGCGAAAGTTGGCGAGGTTCTCGTTGTTTCGTTTGTTGGGTTTCAAAGGCAAGAAGTAAGCGTTGAAAGCAAACATTTTTCACAAGGTATTATAATTGAACTACTTACAGAAACCAATCAGCTAGACGAAGTTGTAGTAACAGGAGCATTGGGTATCAAACGTGCATCCCGAGAGTTTGGGGGTGGAGCTCAGGTTATTAGCAATGAATACCTCAATCAAGGTAAAACAGTGAACCCTCTAAGCGGGTTAAATAGCAAAGTGGCAGGTTTACGTATAAACACTTACGACAGTAAGGTTGACCCTCAACTACAAATTATTATGCGTGGGAGTCGCTCCTTGAATCGTAGCAAAAATGCTCCTATTTATGTAGTAGATGGCATACCTGTACCAGAAATCGGCCGACTCAACCCCAACGATATTGAAAGTATCACCGTATTGAAAGGTGCAAATGCTGCGGCTTTGTATGGTTCTGAAGGGGTAAATGGTGCCATTATGATTACCACTAAAAATGGTACGAAAGATAAAGGAAGAGTTACCTTTGGGCATACTACTACGTTTTCGCAAGTTTTTATGCTACCGCCAGCTCAAACCAAATTCGGACAGGGTGTCAATGGCGTTTATAGCCCAACTCAATATGAATCTTGGGGGCCAAGCTTTGATGGTACTTTAAAGCCGATTGGTACAGCACTTCCCGACGGAACGACTCCAGAAATCACTTATGCAGCTCCTTCAAAAGACAACCGCCTTGATTTGTTCCAGACGGGTGTAAATATGCAAAATGATGTGTCGTTTTCGGGTGGTGACGATAAATCCACTTATTTCTTTTCATTACAAAATGTTGACATAAAAGGAATTATCCCAAAAGATGTAAGCCGAAGAACCAATGGGAGATTCAATGGAACTCGTAGTTTTGGCAAGCTCAAAACCTCCTATAATGTAAGTTATTCTGATTTTTCTAGTGAAACTACTCCTGATGGCCCTTGGATTACGGCTTATCAATTGCCTGCCAATATTGATTATAAGACTTTGGTAAACTGGCAAGAAACCAACAGCATGGCCAATCCGCTTTACTTCTTTACCGACCTTCAGAAAAACCCTTATCATCAAATAGAGGCTTATAGAAATAGTGTAAAACAAAAGACATTTAATGGGAAATTAGAATTTGAATACCCTATTATGCCTTGGTTATCTATTATTGAAAGAGTAGGTTTATACACTCGTAGTGCTGAAACCAGAAGTACCGTTGCCAAATTTGAAGCATCTGGCCGAAGAAATATCAATGGCTCGGTAACGGATGGAAACGAAAACTTTAGCAGAATCAACAATGATTTGATTCTTTCTTTTCAAAAAGATATTGGTGATTTTTCGACAAGAATGATTATTGGTCAAAACCTACGTGCCGACGAAACCAAAAGTACGTCGATAGGTTCAAGCAATTTAACTTTACCAGATTTATTTAACCCAGGAAGCCGTATCGGCGAACTAACAGGAAGCGTTGGAATTACGAAATACCGTTCAATGGCCGCTTATGGGGAATTGACAACGGGTTATAAAAATTACTTATTCCTTACGCTTACTGGCAGAAACGAATGGGTTTCGGTTTTGAGTAAAGAAAATAGGTCATATTTTTATCCTGGTGTTAGTACTTCATTTGTGTTCACAGATGCTATTCCTGCATTGAAAGAGCAATCTACATTAAGTTATGGAAAGTTCTTTGCTTCCTATAACAGAACAGGAAACGTTACTTTAGACCCTTATTCGCTTAATAATGCTTACAGCCAAATTAATGGTTTTCCTTTTGGAAACCTTGTAGGCTTTACGCCAAGTTCACGTTACCCGAACCCTAATATCCAACCCGAATTTGTAAAGTCTATAGAAGTGGGGGCTCAGTTGGCATTTTTCAATAATCGCCTTAATGTAGAAGGAAGTTATGTTTATTCTGATTCGAGAGGACAAATTTTTAATGCCACTACTTCTAGGGCTACAGGTTATAGCAGCGCCCTTGTAAATGCGGGTCGCTTAACCAATAACATTATCGAATTAACAATAAGTGGAGATATTATTCGTAGCAAAAATTTACGTTGGAATACAGGATTTACTTTTGCCCACATCAACAATCAGGTAAAAGAATTATATGAAGGATTAACCTCATTTAATATTTTCCGCCAATCGTATGCCAATATCGGACAAGCCTATCCAAGTCTTCAGGTAAGTGATTATCAGCGTGACCCACAAGGACGAGTAGTTATCAATACGTCAACAGGAGAGCCTTTGATTGCCTCAGACCCCGTACACCTTGGCACAATGGTTCCACCTTACCAAATGGGTATTAACTCGATGCTCAAATTCAAAAACTTTAGCTTGAATGCTCAGTTCGACTGGCGAATGGGCGGCTGGTTATATTCTGAGATTGTACCACGTATGTACACCGCAGGAACTGACCCAAGAACGGCTGAGTTTGACAGACAACCTTTTATTTACCCGAACTCAGTTATTCAAAATGCTGATGGTACTTATACCGAAAACACCAGCGTGTACTCAAAAGGAGATAAGGCTTTTTGGACAAAACAAGGGGAAGTACAAAGCAATACCGCTGCAAAATCTGATTATTTCAAACTCAGAGAGTTGAATATTAGCTACAATATTCCTGCTAAATTATTGGGAAGTAAACGCTACTTCAAAGAAGCGTCAATTGGATTTGTAGCAAACAACTTGTTTATTATCAGACACAAAGACAATAATTACGGTGACCCTGAATACTTATACAACACTACGGATGGCTACATCAGTTTCAGACAAGTACCACCTTACAGAACGTATGGTTTCACATTTAATATTGGCTTCTAA
- a CDS encoding cellulose synthase family protein — protein sequence MEKIVIVAYIIPLIFIFIYSLLQLDLVMIYRRKSQTSVPISAIISLSSLPKVTIQLPIFNEKYVVERLINTVCAIEYPQHLLEIQVLDDSTDETLAIAQATVLQQQQLGFNIKHLQRPTRVGFKAGALAWGLQQAQGEFVAIFDADFLPEKHFLQETIPYFQNPLVGLVQSRWTHLNRDYSLITELQAFGLDAHFNIEQTARNKGYHFINFNGTGGIWRKETIIQAGGWSADTLTEDLDLSYRAQLQGWQFVYLANLSSPAELPVEMNALKAQQRRWTKGAAECCKKHLKKVWQNNRISWKTKLHASFHLMNSATFIALLALSLLSGIIQDIARSGTYSTLFVLANIFHICLFILALFYWVSYQKQGVKMDFFIKFPLFLSFMMGLSLHNSLAVLEGYWGKKTPFVRTPKLGIKNRTESWTKKTYSSTSLNILTWIEISLTLFFARACYHDIQLGDTLMLLFHSMLTWGFGAVSGYSIWHWTVGKVY from the coding sequence ATGGAAAAAATCGTTATTGTTGCTTATATTATCCCATTGATTTTTATCTTTATTTATAGCCTATTACAACTCGACTTGGTCATGATTTATAGGCGAAAGTCACAAACAAGTGTGCCTATTAGTGCTATCATCAGCCTGTCATCTTTGCCCAAAGTAACTATACAACTGCCTATTTTTAATGAAAAATATGTAGTAGAAAGACTTATTAATACTGTTTGTGCCATTGAATACCCTCAACACCTCCTCGAAATACAAGTACTTGACGATTCGACCGATGAAACACTAGCAATAGCACAAGCAACTGTTTTACAACAACAACAATTGGGCTTTAATATCAAACACCTCCAACGACCCACTAGGGTTGGTTTTAAAGCTGGGGCTTTGGCTTGGGGGCTACAACAAGCTCAGGGAGAGTTTGTTGCTATTTTTGATGCTGATTTTTTACCTGAAAAACACTTTTTACAAGAAACTATCCCTTATTTCCAAAATCCCCTTGTAGGACTTGTACAAAGCCGATGGACACACCTCAACCGTGACTATTCACTTATTACCGAACTTCAGGCTTTTGGGTTAGATGCCCATTTTAATATCGAACAAACTGCCAGAAATAAAGGATACCATTTTATCAACTTTAATGGTACAGGTGGTATTTGGAGAAAAGAAACCATTATTCAGGCTGGTGGGTGGTCGGCCGATACCCTTACCGAAGACCTTGATTTGAGCTATAGAGCCCAGCTACAAGGATGGCAGTTTGTTTATTTAGCAAATTTATCATCGCCTGCAGAACTACCCGTAGAGATGAATGCCCTAAAAGCACAACAACGCCGATGGACCAAAGGAGCGGCCGAATGTTGTAAAAAACACCTAAAAAAAGTATGGCAAAATAATCGTATTTCATGGAAAACAAAGTTACATGCCTCTTTTCATTTGATGAATTCAGCCACTTTTATTGCATTATTAGCACTATCCTTGCTTAGCGGAATCATTCAGGATATTGCTCGTAGTGGCACATATTCAACTCTATTTGTTTTAGCTAATATTTTTCATATTTGCCTGTTTATTTTAGCCCTATTTTATTGGGTTTCTTATCAAAAACAGGGGGTTAAAATGGATTTTTTTATCAAATTTCCACTGTTTTTATCTTTTATGATGGGACTTTCTCTACATAATTCTTTGGCTGTATTGGAGGGTTATTGGGGTAAAAAAACACCATTTGTCAGAACACCTAAACTTGGTATTAAGAATCGAACTGAAAGTTGGACAAAAAAAACCTATAGCTCAACCAGTCTCAATATACTCACATGGATAGAAATTAGCCTCACTTTATTTTTTGCAAGGGCTTGTTACCACGATATACAATTAGGTGATACCCTCATGCTATTATTCCATTCTATGCTAACATGGGGTTTTGGTGCTGTAAGTGGTTATTCGATATGGCATTGGACAGTAGGAAAAGTATATTAG
- a CDS encoding glycosyltransferase family 2 protein, translating to MTLVKTHKITVIIPAYNEEQAVAKVIEAIPKNIVSQIIVVNNNSSDQTAEVAQKAGATVLTETQQGYGFACLKGINYVQEQNIQPDIIVFLDADYSDYPEELPLVIAPIIQNNKDLVIGSRTLGKKLKGSITPQQIFGNWLATRLIALLYGVKYTDLGPFRAIKYKKLLAMNMQDKTYGWTVEMQLKAAKQQLQTCEVPVSYKPRIGYSKVSGTLKGTILAGYKILSWIFKYL from the coding sequence ATGACTTTAGTTAAGACCCACAAAATAACCGTAATTATTCCAGCCTACAACGAAGAACAAGCTGTAGCAAAAGTGATTGAGGCTATTCCCAAAAATATCGTTTCACAAATTATCGTAGTAAATAATAATTCGAGCGACCAAACAGCAGAGGTTGCACAAAAGGCTGGGGCAACTGTTCTTACCGAAACCCAACAAGGTTATGGTTTTGCTTGCCTTAAAGGTATTAACTACGTTCAAGAGCAAAATATTCAGCCCGATATTATTGTTTTCCTCGATGCCGACTACTCTGATTATCCCGAAGAATTACCTTTGGTGATTGCACCCATTATTCAGAACAACAAAGACCTTGTGATTGGGTCGAGAACTTTGGGCAAAAAACTAAAAGGCTCGATTACACCACAGCAAATCTTTGGAAACTGGCTGGCAACTCGGCTTATTGCTTTGTTATATGGTGTAAAATATACCGATTTGGGGCCTTTTAGAGCCATTAAATACAAAAAACTACTAGCCATGAATATGCAAGACAAAACCTATGGATGGACTGTAGAAATGCAACTCAAAGCAGCAAAACAACAATTACAAACTTGTGAAGTACCTGTAAGTTATAAACCTCGAATTGGGTATTCTAAGGTATCGGGTACGCTAAAAGGTACTATTTTAGCAGGATACAAAATTCTATCTTGGATATTCAAATACCTGTAA
- a CDS encoding Rossmann-like and DUF2520 domain-containing protein, translated as MKISFIGAGNVAWHLSQAFESANYSINEVYSRNPANARALTQQLYNAQTHRGLDFSSSVSQIFFLCVTDDAMEEVIRNLSLPVGAILVHTSGSKTLRDLQELVEVYLDESIKIGVFYPLQTFTKMFHVDFKEIPICLESNDLDVESLLITLAQDISDITYAVNSDERKVLHLAAVFACNFTNHLWGIAQELMKTNDLEFKLLEPLIKETLRKALDAKDIFEVQTGPARRNDKEVVQRQMAYLKDMPAYQKIYDSITKNIIETNAL; from the coding sequence GTGAAAATATCATTCATTGGAGCTGGGAATGTCGCATGGCATTTGTCGCAGGCTTTTGAGAGTGCCAACTACAGTATCAACGAGGTGTATAGCCGTAACCCTGCCAATGCCCGTGCATTGACTCAGCAGCTTTATAATGCTCAAACACACAGAGGTTTAGATTTTTCTTCTTCAGTTTCTCAAATATTCTTCCTTTGTGTAACAGATGACGCAATGGAGGAAGTTATTCGGAATTTATCACTACCTGTAGGGGCTATATTGGTACATACGTCGGGTAGCAAAACATTGCGTGATTTACAGGAGTTAGTAGAGGTTTATTTGGATGAATCTATTAAGATTGGAGTGTTCTATCCACTGCAAACTTTTACAAAAATGTTCCACGTGGATTTTAAAGAAATTCCTATTTGTCTGGAATCCAATGACTTAGATGTGGAAAGCTTGTTGATAACTCTTGCTCAAGACATTTCAGATATTACTTATGCCGTAAATTCAGATGAAAGAAAGGTATTACACCTAGCTGCGGTGTTTGCTTGTAACTTCACGAATCACCTTTGGGGAATTGCTCAGGAATTGATGAAAACCAATGATTTGGAGTTTAAATTACTAGAGCCGCTTATCAAAGAAACCCTAAGAAAAGCATTGGATGCCAAAGATATTTTTGAGGTACAAACTGGCCCTGCTCGTAGAAATGACAAAGAGGTTGTACAGCGACAAATGGCCTATCTGAAAGATATGCCCGCCTACCAAAAAATCTATGACAGCATCACCAAGAACATAATAGAAACAAATGCACTATGA